The following coding sequences lie in one Heyndrickxia oleronia genomic window:
- the fadH gene encoding 2,4-dienoyl-CoA reductase translates to MKDKVVIITGGSSGMGKYMAYRFAKEGANVVITGRNLERLDKVKNELLKIQPNILTVQMDVRNPDDVDRMVKEVDKKFGRIDFLVNNAAGNFITHTENLSVNGWNSVINIVLNGTFYCSRAVGHYWIERQMKGSIINMVATYAWNAGVGVAHSAAAKAGVLSLTRTLAVEWGRKYGIRVNAIAPGPIERTGGADKLWESEEAARRTLNSVPLGRLGKPEEIAGLAYFLFSDEAEYINGECITMDGGQWLNQFPF, encoded by the coding sequence ATGAAAGATAAGGTTGTAATTATAACTGGTGGTTCTAGTGGGATGGGAAAATATATGGCATATCGCTTTGCAAAAGAAGGAGCAAATGTCGTAATTACTGGTAGAAACTTAGAAAGATTGGATAAAGTAAAAAATGAGCTTTTAAAAATTCAACCGAATATATTAACAGTACAAATGGATGTCAGAAACCCTGATGATGTCGATAGAATGGTGAAGGAAGTAGACAAAAAATTTGGTAGAATTGACTTTCTTGTTAACAATGCTGCAGGGAATTTTATTACACATACAGAAAATTTATCGGTCAATGGCTGGAATTCAGTTATTAATATTGTGCTCAATGGGACATTCTATTGTTCACGTGCAGTAGGACATTATTGGATTGAACGTCAAATGAAAGGAAGTATCATCAATATGGTGGCAACATATGCTTGGAATGCTGGTGTAGGTGTTGCCCATTCCGCAGCGGCTAAAGCAGGAGTATTGTCATTAACAAGGACACTTGCAGTAGAATGGGGAAGGAAATATGGAATTCGTGTGAATGCTATAGCACCAGGGCCGATTGAAAGAACAGGTGGTGCTGACAAGCTTTGGGAATCAGAAGAAGCGGCAAGAAGAACTTTGAATAGCGTACCACTTGGTCGATTAGGAAAGCCAGAAGAGATTGCAGGACTTGCTTATTTTCTATTTTCGGATGAAGCCGAATATATAAATGGGGAATGCATTACGATGGATGGTGGTCAATGGTTAAATCAATTCCCTTTTTGA
- a CDS encoding metallophosphoesterase yields MPISLSRRKFLKKGIGTILSLIGIGSGGYIYSRYIEPRRLEVKHITVKHNKIPISFDQMNIVQFSDTHLGFQYTLDQLEDHVNRINSLNPDIVFFTGDLMDEPNHFPYIKKIPPILNQIQAPFGKFAVYGNHDHGGYGTNIYMNTMKNSGFSVLRNEGTTIQQKDGSKIHIAGIDDAMLGTPNLTQALKSTPKDAFQILLSHAPDLADAASTYNVDFQISGHSHGGQVQIPFFGALITPPYGKKYPEGEYHLNHNYPLYLYVNRGLGTTRLPLRFLSVPEITVFTLKATDY; encoded by the coding sequence ATGCCTATAAGTCTTTCGAGAAGAAAATTTCTAAAAAAAGGAATTGGTACAATCCTATCGCTAATTGGAATCGGTAGTGGGGGATATATTTATTCTAGATATATTGAACCAAGAAGACTTGAGGTTAAACATATTACAGTAAAGCATAATAAAATCCCTATAAGCTTCGATCAAATGAACATAGTTCAATTCAGCGATACACATCTTGGCTTCCAGTATACTCTTGATCAACTAGAAGATCACGTGAACAGAATTAATTCATTAAATCCAGATATCGTTTTTTTTACTGGAGATTTAATGGACGAGCCGAACCACTTTCCATATATAAAAAAAATACCTCCTATTTTAAATCAAATACAAGCACCTTTTGGTAAATTTGCTGTTTATGGAAATCACGATCACGGTGGTTATGGAACTAATATATATATGAATACTATGAAAAATTCTGGATTTAGTGTTTTACGAAATGAAGGTACTACTATACAGCAAAAAGATGGATCTAAAATTCATATTGCGGGTATCGATGATGCTATGCTAGGTACTCCGAATCTAACTCAAGCACTAAAATCTACTCCGAAGGATGCATTTCAAATTCTTCTATCACACGCACCTGATTTAGCAGATGCAGCTTCAACCTATAATGTTGATTTTCAAATAAGTGGACATAGTCATGGTGGCCAAGTACAAATTCCTTTTTTTGGTGCATTAATAACGCCCCCTTATGGAAAAAAATATCCTGAAGGTGAATATCACCTTAATCATAACTATCCACTATATTTATATGTTAATAGGGGATTAGGAACCACTAGATTACCCCTGCGTTTTTTATCTGTTCCCGAGATTACGGTCTTCACATTAAAAGCAACCGACTATTAA
- a CDS encoding EAL and GGDEF domain-containing protein, translating into MDQINSRPITKYMKHPNNQFEEKMIKDIFFTQLSDMIFIMKVDSEKKFRYAFANEKAYEHANLTQEDMGKSLEEVLPEDRASHLYHYYNQVINTGEVIVYSDDIEDQDGQKRSFESRLNGIKDHEGKISYIVSITRDITSTVIEKKQLMESKEIYQSLIVHNLDAILSVNEKGRILNANPASQKLLGWGHEDLVDRSIYDFIDKDGVSKIYGVMEKTLEGEPQEISDCTFFGMSNRKINTQLKTVPIIVHEHVVGIYVIIRDLTEKLQNTEKIHYMAMHDHLTGLWNRKALMEHMQNEIINSKKINRNFAILYMDIDRFKYFNDTLGHQAGDLLLKETADRLLNLKATGFRVYRLGGDEFVVLLAEREKWEVQKFAQSILDLFHVPYNINVQDYYVTPSIGISLFPTDGHDTETLIKNADSALLQVKEKGKGHFRFYRSDMNEAFPNYILMESHLRKAIDMNEFVMHYQPQVHLKTGKIKTFEALLRWQNRKFGNVPPGQFIPLAEETGLIIPIGEWVIHSVCQQLANWREKGHQDIRIAVNISPKQFLQSNLPEVIQQALIENQLPASSLEIEITEGAMEDTRAALSMLQRLKELGVIISVDDFGTGYSSLNYLKSFPIDILKIDQSFVREIQINEKDAAITKTIIHLAHNLGMEVIAEGVEEKDQVQFLVSVECQKAQGYYFSRPVTAEEIEQKVLYA; encoded by the coding sequence ATGGATCAGATAAATAGTAGACCAATAACAAAATATATGAAACATCCTAATAATCAATTTGAAGAGAAGATGATTAAAGATATTTTTTTCACCCAGTTATCTGACATGATTTTTATCATGAAAGTGGATTCCGAAAAGAAATTTCGTTATGCCTTTGCCAATGAAAAAGCATATGAGCATGCCAATTTAACTCAAGAAGATATGGGGAAGTCTTTGGAAGAGGTATTGCCTGAAGATCGTGCAAGCCATCTATACCATTATTATAATCAGGTAATAAATACAGGAGAAGTTATTGTATATTCTGATGATATAGAAGATCAAGATGGTCAGAAAAGAAGTTTTGAATCGCGATTAAATGGAATTAAAGACCATGAAGGAAAAATTAGTTATATCGTATCAATTACACGCGATATTACTTCAACAGTTATTGAAAAAAAGCAACTAATGGAATCAAAAGAGATCTATCAATCATTGATTGTGCATAATTTAGACGCCATTTTATCGGTGAACGAAAAAGGTAGGATATTAAATGCTAATCCTGCTAGTCAGAAGCTTTTAGGATGGGGTCATGAAGATTTGGTGGATCGTTCGATTTATGATTTTATTGATAAGGATGGAGTATCGAAAATTTACGGAGTGATGGAGAAAACCCTTGAAGGGGAACCTCAAGAGATTTCCGATTGTACGTTCTTTGGAATGAGTAATCGTAAAATCAATACCCAGCTAAAAACGGTTCCAATTATTGTCCATGAACATGTTGTAGGAATTTATGTCATTATTCGTGATCTTACTGAAAAATTGCAAAATACAGAGAAGATTCATTATATGGCTATGCATGATCATTTAACTGGATTGTGGAATCGAAAAGCCCTTATGGAACATATGCAAAATGAGATTATAAATTCAAAAAAGATAAACCGAAATTTTGCTATTTTATACATGGATATTGATCGTTTTAAATATTTTAATGATACCCTAGGTCATCAAGCTGGTGATTTATTATTAAAAGAAACGGCTGATAGACTATTAAATTTAAAAGCTACAGGTTTTCGTGTATATCGACTGGGTGGCGACGAGTTCGTAGTTTTACTAGCCGAAAGGGAAAAATGGGAAGTCCAAAAGTTTGCTCAAAGTATATTAGATTTATTTCATGTCCCATATAATATTAATGTTCAAGATTATTATGTCACGCCATCAATAGGAATTAGCCTGTTTCCTACAGATGGCCACGATACAGAAACATTAATTAAAAATGCGGATAGTGCACTTCTCCAAGTGAAGGAAAAAGGAAAAGGTCATTTTAGATTTTATCGTTCGGATATGAATGAAGCATTTCCAAACTATATATTAATGGAATCACATTTACGTAAAGCGATCGATATGAATGAGTTTGTTATGCATTATCAACCTCAGGTCCATTTGAAAACGGGGAAAATTAAAACGTTTGAAGCATTATTAAGATGGCAAAATCGAAAATTTGGTAATGTGCCACCTGGACAGTTTATTCCTTTAGCAGAGGAAACTGGATTGATTATTCCTATTGGAGAATGGGTTATCCATAGTGTTTGCCAACAACTAGCTAATTGGAGAGAAAAAGGGCATCAAGATATAAGGATAGCCGTAAATATATCGCCCAAACAATTCCTACAATCAAATTTACCGGAGGTCATTCAACAAGCGTTAATAGAAAATCAATTACCTGCTTCCTCATTGGAAATAGAAATAACTGAAGGAGCGATGGAGGATACGAGGGCAGCCCTTTCTATGTTACAGCGCTTAAAAGAATTAGGAGTTATCATTTCCGTCGATGATTTTGGTACAGGATACTCCTCATTGAATTATTTAAAAAGTTTTCCTATTGATATTTTGAAGATTGATCAGTCTTTCGTACGTGAAATTCAAATTAATGAAAAAGATGCAGCTATTACAAAAACGATTATTCACCTGGCACATAATTTAGGTATGGAAGTCATTGCTGAAGGTGTTGAGGAGAAAGATCAGGTCCAATTTTTAGTTTCCGTAGAATGCCAAAAAGCTCAAGGATATTATTTCAGCCGTCCTGTTACTGCGGAGGAAATTGAACAAAAAGTTTTATATGCCTAG
- a CDS encoding MMPL family transporter: MKLIVRFKWIVLALWIVAAAVLAFTAPGMEQLVREKGQIAVPDGYPSTLAEDIMKKHSNGNTHSEDFIIVFHSKSKLNTEQTINIEKTINHLKKDKEKLGINDITSHFDQKDLKNQLVSKDGKTVLTILSVDMENKEVQDVRDKLNQAIKTPDVETMMTGDGLINEDVIISSQNGLKKTEIITVVFILLVLILVFRSVVAPIIPLVTVGMTYLVSQSVVAFLVDKLNFPLSNFTQIFLVAVLFGIGTDYCILLLSRYKEELSNGNDTVSAILATYKSAGKTVIYSGLAVMVGFASIGFASFKLYQSASAVAIGVIFLLISLLTIVPFFMATLKKKLFWPIKGNISHSQSKLWGWMGNLSITRPLIALCIVAIFTVPLIISYDGDLSFNSLDEIGEEYESVRAFNLVADSFGPGEMMPIKVVVENDESVKSKEYLAIIEKLSNELSQTIHVEKVRSATRPVGDLMEDLYVKNQVNTLSDGLNEGNNGIGTIKEGLSEAAKSLSESTPKLKEATDGIGDLQSGTLKLQSGLGGLQDALSQIESNMRKTGAGTNEIKAGIIEAKKQAIQLKNAANELLTNYQKMQKGIAILSQNYNNQIYPGLESISNELTNLNNNFIALENKYSELLSDNDYLKIKLTIQGSSSQLESQLLPGIKTLNVNLTNTSTGLSQANMGLNGIITGLSKFASGFDPIITGLDQIEIGITKLASGQNQVIQELPEFSNGLKQIADGQKQLQNGFSPLDGQMNQLSNGLNQSAEGLGKIESGINDANSFLSKMSQETTIQNSGIYIPDELMENKEYQQVFDTYLSEDGKVTTIDLVLNENPYSNKAMRSVDDIENTIHSTLKGTKLENAHIGIAGITSMNHDLENMSNSDYNRTVMFMISGITIILIILLRSLIMPIYLIASLLLTYYSSVSITEFVFVNILGHSGISWAVPFFGFVIIMALGVDYSIFLMDRFSEYRHLDIKEGLLIAMKNMGTVIISAAIILAGTFAAMLPSGVMSLLQIATIVLSGLLFYAFIILPLFVPVMVRTLGKGNWWPFISNK; the protein is encoded by the coding sequence ATGAAATTAATCGTACGTTTCAAATGGATTGTATTGGCACTGTGGATTGTTGCAGCTGCAGTATTAGCTTTCACCGCACCTGGAATGGAACAACTTGTTCGTGAAAAAGGTCAAATAGCGGTACCTGATGGCTATCCGTCAACATTGGCAGAGGACATTATGAAGAAGCATTCCAATGGAAATACCCATTCTGAGGATTTTATCATAGTTTTTCATAGTAAAAGCAAATTGAACACTGAGCAGACTATAAATATTGAGAAAACAATTAACCATTTAAAAAAAGATAAAGAAAAATTAGGCATTAATGATATTACTAGTCACTTCGATCAAAAAGATTTAAAAAACCAACTCGTTTCAAAAGACGGTAAGACAGTACTAACTATTTTATCCGTTGATATGGAAAACAAAGAAGTACAGGATGTTCGTGATAAATTAAATCAAGCAATAAAAACTCCAGATGTTGAAACAATGATGACCGGTGACGGATTAATCAATGAAGATGTAATAATTAGCTCACAGAACGGTTTAAAGAAGACGGAAATTATCACGGTCGTATTCATTTTACTCGTTTTAATATTGGTATTTCGTTCGGTTGTTGCACCTATTATTCCACTAGTAACGGTCGGGATGACTTATCTTGTTAGTCAATCAGTTGTCGCATTTTTAGTAGATAAACTTAATTTTCCTCTTTCGAATTTCACACAAATTTTTCTAGTTGCTGTTCTTTTTGGGATTGGCACAGATTATTGTATATTACTGCTTAGCCGTTATAAGGAAGAACTTTCAAATGGCAATGACACAGTAAGTGCAATTTTGGCTACATATAAAAGTGCAGGGAAAACCGTAATATATAGTGGTTTAGCTGTCATGGTTGGCTTTGCATCGATCGGATTTGCAAGTTTTAAATTATATCAATCTGCATCCGCAGTTGCGATTGGAGTAATATTTTTATTAATTTCACTACTTACAATTGTTCCATTTTTTATGGCTACTTTAAAAAAGAAATTATTTTGGCCAATTAAAGGGAATATCTCACATTCACAAAGTAAGCTTTGGGGCTGGATGGGGAATTTATCGATCACTCGACCGCTTATAGCTTTATGCATAGTGGCAATATTTACTGTTCCACTGATCATTTCATATGATGGTGATCTTTCGTTTAATTCCTTAGATGAAATTGGAGAGGAATATGAATCAGTGAGAGCTTTTAATCTAGTAGCAGATAGTTTTGGTCCCGGTGAAATGATGCCGATTAAAGTTGTGGTTGAAAATGATGAATCAGTAAAATCAAAAGAATACCTTGCGATTATTGAAAAATTAAGTAATGAACTTTCACAGACAATCCATGTGGAGAAGGTTCGAAGCGCAACAAGACCTGTAGGGGACCTTATGGAGGATCTATATGTTAAAAATCAAGTAAATACCCTAAGCGACGGTTTAAATGAAGGGAACAATGGGATCGGAACAATTAAAGAAGGTTTAAGTGAGGCAGCAAAATCACTCTCAGAATCTACTCCTAAACTAAAAGAAGCAACAGATGGAATTGGTGATCTACAGTCTGGCACCTTAAAATTACAATCTGGTCTAGGCGGATTACAAGATGCTCTTTCGCAAATTGAATCAAATATGCGTAAAACTGGTGCAGGTACAAATGAAATTAAAGCTGGAATAATCGAAGCAAAGAAACAAGCTATCCAATTAAAAAATGCGGCGAATGAGCTTCTAACTAATTACCAAAAGATGCAAAAGGGTATAGCTATTCTTTCACAGAATTATAACAATCAAATCTATCCAGGTTTAGAATCTATTAGTAATGAATTAACAAACTTAAATAATAATTTTATAGCTTTAGAGAATAAATACTCAGAATTATTATCCGATAATGATTATCTGAAAATTAAATTAACGATACAAGGGAGTTCTAGTCAGCTTGAAAGTCAACTACTTCCAGGAATAAAAACCTTAAATGTAAACCTTACTAATACGAGTACAGGTTTATCACAAGCGAATATGGGGTTAAATGGGATCATAACTGGTTTATCAAAGTTCGCAAGTGGATTTGATCCCATAATCACAGGTCTTGATCAAATAGAAATTGGAATTACGAAGCTTGCTTCAGGTCAAAATCAAGTCATTCAGGAATTACCAGAGTTCTCAAATGGACTTAAACAAATTGCAGATGGTCAAAAACAACTTCAAAATGGCTTTAGTCCCTTAGATGGACAAATGAATCAACTTTCAAATGGTCTAAATCAAAGTGCAGAAGGATTAGGAAAGATTGAGTCAGGAATTAATGATGCCAATTCATTTTTAAGTAAAATGTCTCAGGAAACTACAATCCAGAATTCTGGTATTTATATTCCAGATGAATTGATGGAGAACAAGGAGTATCAACAAGTATTTGATACGTATCTTTCGGAAGATGGTAAGGTGACGACAATCGATTTAGTATTAAATGAAAATCCATATTCAAATAAAGCAATGAGGTCTGTTGATGATATAGAAAATACAATTCATTCTACTTTAAAAGGAACGAAGCTTGAAAATGCTCATATTGGGATAGCAGGTATTACAAGTATGAATCATGACCTCGAAAATATGTCTAATTCAGACTATAATCGAACAGTAATGTTTATGATTTCTGGAATAACCATTATTTTAATCATTTTACTACGTTCGTTAATCATGCCTATTTATTTAATTGCTTCTTTACTATTAACTTATTATTCTTCGGTGTCCATTACAGAGTTTGTATTTGTTAATATACTAGGGCATTCCGGTATTAGCTGGGCCGTACCATTTTTCGGTTTTGTTATCATTATGGCTTTAGGTGTAGATTACTCAATATTTCTAATGGATCGGTTTTCGGAATATCGCCATTTGGATATTAAGGAAGGCCTACTAATAGCTATGAAAAATATGGGTACAGTCATTATTTCAGCAGCAATTATCCTAGCAGGCACATTTGCAGCTATGCTCCCTTCAGGAGTAATGTCTTTGCTACAAATAGCAACGATTGTATTATCAGGATTATTATTTTATGCATTTATTATTTTGCCACTTTTTGTACCTGTTATGGTTAGAACACTTGGTAAAGGAAATTGGTGGCCATTTATCTCAAATAAATAA
- a CDS encoding MarR family winged helix-turn-helix transcriptional regulator, which yields MDKNKVKLLIKRYEDVYLFATKRISSIMSDQVFNDLSLEQFAILRILYHRDSMRASELAEILGVNKSAITVKVEKLEKRHLITRERDQEDRRNIHLHLSEKGHRVYKDGEMKIENFVSSYLNELDPRDFELFINLYEKILTIIQKDGKESTG from the coding sequence TTGGATAAAAATAAAGTAAAATTATTAATCAAGCGTTATGAAGATGTGTATTTATTTGCTACAAAGAGAATTTCCTCTATTATGTCTGATCAAGTGTTTAATGACCTCTCGCTTGAGCAATTTGCTATATTACGAATCTTGTATCATCGAGATTCAATGAGAGCATCAGAATTAGCAGAAATTTTAGGAGTAAATAAGAGTGCAATTACGGTAAAAGTTGAAAAACTTGAAAAAAGACATCTAATTACTCGAGAAAGAGATCAAGAAGATCGACGCAATATACATCTCCATCTATCCGAAAAGGGCCATAGGGTTTATAAAGATGGCGAAATGAAAATTGAAAACTTTGTTTCGTCATACTTAAATGAATTAGATCCTAGGGATTTTGAATTGTTTATTAATCTTTATGAAAAAATACTGACAATTATTCAGAAGGATGGGAAGGAGTCTACAGGATGA
- a CDS encoding YkyB family protein has product MSLYSSTTLQPTIVNLSQAIFTVNRHAKTATNPKYLYKLKKTAIEKMLFQGKAQKIGLHFSENPKFSQQQSDVLVQCGEYSFHIPPSKQDFEALPHLGKLDHSSKNPKCRMPLNQAKQLLEKYTGLQEINHRSNSQRKYPKPTKPVFKKLGDSY; this is encoded by the coding sequence TTGAGTTTGTATTCTTCCACAACCTTACAACCTACAATTGTGAACCTCTCACAAGCGATATTCACTGTTAATCGCCATGCAAAAACAGCGACAAATCCAAAATATTTGTATAAATTAAAGAAAACAGCGATCGAAAAAATGCTTTTTCAAGGAAAAGCACAAAAAATCGGACTGCATTTTTCCGAGAACCCTAAATTTAGTCAACAACAGTCTGATGTTCTTGTTCAATGTGGTGAATACTCTTTCCATATTCCCCCTTCAAAACAGGATTTTGAAGCACTTCCACACCTTGGCAAGCTAGATCATTCATCTAAGAACCCAAAATGTCGAATGCCCTTAAATCAAGCAAAACAACTATTGGAAAAATACACGGGACTACAAGAAATCAATCATCGATCCAATTCCCAAAGAAAATATCCAAAGCCAACCAAACCTGTTTTTAAAAAATTAGGAGACAGTTATTAA
- a CDS encoding chemotaxis protein — protein sequence MEISNGILLDSGTNELEIIEFEVGHSRFGINVIKVKEIILPIPVTFIPHSHPYIEGIIQLRGEVLPVVDLKKVLQLGNSATTENEKYIVTEFNQQKVVFHVHNVSQIHRISWGQIEKPSDMYSGDTTQIIGVIKQNDHMILMLDFERIITEINPETGINKNTIKKLGTRERSSKKVVVAEDSALLRKLIYDTLFEAGYENVEFFENGKDAYNYLEAIVSDGKSIEEEVQLVITDIEMPQMDGHHLTKKIKEDNQLSKLPVIIFSSLITESLRHKGEIVGADDQVSKPEIMELILKMDKYIL from the coding sequence ATGGAAATTAGCAATGGAATATTATTAGATAGCGGGACTAATGAACTAGAAATCATTGAATTTGAAGTAGGACATAGTAGATTTGGCATTAATGTTATTAAGGTAAAGGAAATTATTCTACCAATTCCGGTAACATTTATTCCTCATTCACATCCATATATTGAAGGTATCATCCAATTACGTGGGGAAGTATTACCTGTGGTGGACTTGAAAAAGGTGTTGCAGCTTGGAAATTCAGCAACCACAGAAAATGAAAAGTATATCGTTACTGAATTCAATCAACAAAAGGTAGTATTTCATGTACATAATGTTTCACAAATACATAGGATATCTTGGGGACAGATTGAAAAACCTTCAGATATGTATTCAGGGGATACAACACAAATTATCGGCGTGATAAAACAAAATGATCATATGATTTTAATGTTAGACTTTGAACGAATTATTACAGAAATTAATCCTGAAACCGGAATTAATAAAAACACAATTAAAAAGCTTGGTACAAGAGAACGTTCCTCTAAAAAAGTGGTTGTTGCAGAGGATTCGGCACTTTTAAGAAAATTAATTTATGATACTTTATTTGAAGCAGGATATGAAAATGTTGAGTTTTTTGAAAATGGAAAGGATGCTTATAACTATTTAGAAGCGATTGTTTCAGATGGGAAGAGTATAGAAGAAGAGGTTCAATTGGTCATTACCGATATTGAAATGCCTCAAATGGACGGACATCATTTAACGAAAAAAATTAAAGAAGATAATCAACTATCCAAATTACCAGTCATTATTTTCTCCTCACTAATTACAGAAAGCTTGAGACATAAAGGAGAAATAGTTGGAGCGGATGATCAAGTAAGTAAACCAGAAATAATGGAATTAATTTTAAAAATGGATAAGTATATTCTATAG
- a CDS encoding RDD family protein: MDVGLEKQEKEYAGFWIRFGAYLIDGIILSIPLAIFMIIFSLIFIGEIVFLNPTSSQFEAELSGPKVVSFLATYFIFCLVALFGSMAYFAGFQSSKMQATPGKLLFGLKVVDIQGNRITFWRGLGRYFAMILSGIFYIGYIIAAFTEKKQALHDMIAGTYVIKAK, encoded by the coding sequence GTGGACGTAGGATTAGAAAAACAAGAAAAAGAGTATGCGGGTTTTTGGATAAGATTTGGTGCGTATTTAATCGATGGTATCATTCTAAGTATCCCTTTGGCCATTTTTATGATTATTTTTTCATTGATATTTATAGGTGAAATTGTATTTTTAAATCCGACTTCTTCTCAATTTGAAGCGGAATTATCAGGACCAAAAGTTGTATCGTTTTTGGCAACTTATTTTATTTTCTGCTTGGTTGCTCTATTCGGTTCAATGGCCTATTTTGCTGGTTTTCAATCATCCAAAATGCAAGCCACACCTGGAAAGCTTCTATTTGGATTAAAGGTTGTAGATATTCAAGGCAATCGTATTACCTTTTGGCGTGGATTGGGTCGATATTTTGCAATGATTCTTTCAGGTATTTTTTATATCGGCTATATTATTGCTGCGTTTACAGAAAAAAAGCAAGCCTTGCATGATATGATTGCTGGAACTTATGTTATAAAAGCTAAATAA
- a CDS encoding aminotransferase A yields MEHLLNKNVLDIEISGIRKFFNMVNDIEDLISFTIGQPDFPTPEHVKKAGISAITNDFTSYTHNAGYLELRKAASQFLSIKYGLNYRPENEVIATVGASEAIDITLRTILSEGDEVLLPGPIYPGYEPLIRICGGTPVHIDTRDSDFKLTAEKIKPFLNKRTKCIILPYPSNPTGVSLNQEELKDIATLLKGENIFIIADEIYSELVYTDKHYSIANELRDQTIVINGLSKSHSMTGWRVGFLFAPEYLCKHILKVHQYNVSCISSISQKAAYEALTAGINDAEAMKNEYFERREYVSARLMEMGLQFVKPDGAFYFFVKVPNHLQTTSFDFALNLANKGKVAVVPGSAFSTYGEGYFRLSYACSKEVLQIGLDRIENFLNAKN; encoded by the coding sequence ATGGAGCACTTACTTAATAAAAATGTTTTAGATATTGAAATCTCTGGGATTAGAAAATTTTTCAATATGGTTAACGATATAGAAGATTTGATATCCTTCACAATCGGTCAACCAGATTTCCCTACTCCTGAACATGTAAAAAAAGCTGGCATTTCTGCTATAACTAATGATTTTACATCTTATACACATAATGCAGGCTATTTAGAATTAAGAAAGGCTGCTAGTCAATTTCTATCAATAAAATACGGCCTTAATTACCGTCCTGAAAATGAAGTGATTGCGACTGTGGGTGCAAGTGAGGCAATTGACATTACATTAAGAACCATTTTATCTGAAGGGGACGAGGTGCTATTACCTGGACCAATTTACCCTGGTTACGAGCCCCTCATTCGAATCTGTGGAGGCACACCAGTACATATTGATACAAGAGATAGTGATTTTAAATTAACTGCTGAAAAAATAAAACCATTTTTAAATAAACGAACAAAATGTATTATTCTACCCTATCCTTCAAATCCTACTGGAGTCAGCTTGAATCAAGAAGAATTGAAGGATATCGCAACACTTTTAAAAGGTGAAAATATATTTATTATTGCTGATGAAATATATAGTGAGCTCGTTTATACAGATAAACACTATTCAATTGCAAACGAATTGAGGGACCAAACAATTGTTATTAATGGTTTATCAAAGTCTCACTCTATGACCGGTTGGCGAGTAGGCTTCCTCTTTGCGCCAGAATATTTATGTAAGCATATATTAAAGGTCCATCAATACAATGTATCATGTATCTCTTCCATTTCCCAAAAAGCCGCTTATGAAGCTTTAACAGCAGGAATCAACGATGCAGAGGCAATGAAAAACGAGTATTTTGAAAGACGGGAATATGTAAGTGCGAGATTAATGGAGATGGGACTACAGTTTGTAAAGCCTGACGGTGCATTTTACTTTTTTGTGAAAGTCCCTAATCATTTGCAAACTACTTCCTTTGATTTCGCATTAAATTTAGCAAATAAGGGAAAGGTTGCTGTTGTACCTGGTAGTGCATTTTCAACATATGGGGAAGGATACTTCAGATTGTCTTATGCGTGTTCAAAGGAAGTACTTCAAATAGGATTAGATCGAATAGAGAACTTTTTAAATGCAAAGAACTAG